The proteins below come from a single Chryseobacterium nepalense genomic window:
- a CDS encoding peptidoglycan-binding protein LysM: MKKQIAIAALTIGAFVLGTNTIQAQNTTATTTVNITLNDVISIDAGSTAIGNTVDFNYATAADYNSDQTITKANSLKVTSTKNFNVKVKAGGANFMNGTNVIPVNVLTIKAAAASGTMGGTKNAVVLSVADQTLVANAPLGSALTLNLDYTIPAAKSSSSDILGKPAGTYTQTVTYTATAL; encoded by the coding sequence ATGAAAAAGCAAATTGCAATCGCAGCATTAACCATCGGAGCATTCGTATTAGGAACAAACACTATTCAGGCTCAAAACACTACTGCAACTACAACGGTAAACATTACCCTGAACGATGTGATCTCTATTGATGCGGGAAGTACTGCAATCGGGAATACGGTTGACTTTAACTACGCTACTGCAGCAGATTATAATTCTGATCAGACGATTACTAAAGCCAACTCTTTAAAAGTAACTTCAACTAAGAATTTTAATGTAAAAGTAAAAGCAGGAGGTGCTAATTTCATGAATGGAACCAACGTAATCCCTGTAAATGTTCTGACTATTAAAGCTGCTGCAGCTTCCGGAACCATGGGTGGTACAAAAAACGCTGTTGTTTTATCTGTAGCTGATCAAACTTTAGTGGCAAATGCTCCACTTGGAAGCGCCTTGACACTGAATCTGGACTACACTATTCCTGCCGCGAAATCATCTTCTTCTGATATTTTAGGTAAACCGGCCGGAACTTATACGCAAACAGTAACGTATACTGCGACTGCTTTATAA
- a CDS encoding peptidoglycan-binding protein LysM produces MKKQFVIAALSWGAIVLGSNQVLAQNSDQVNTSVNINLADVISMDVGSVASGGTVDFNYVNTTDYNSSKNVTVPNSLVIISSKNFDVKVKSEGANFVSGANVIPVDVLQVKAIAGGSLTGTLNEVTLSTNDQVLVSNASLGAKQSLNIAYSISAEKASKVLLGKPKGTYMQKIIYTATAL; encoded by the coding sequence ATGAAAAAACAATTTGTTATCGCTGCGTTGTCTTGGGGAGCAATCGTTTTAGGAAGCAACCAAGTTCTGGCACAAAATTCTGATCAGGTTAATACCTCCGTCAACATTAATTTAGCCGATGTTATTTCAATGGACGTAGGAAGTGTTGCTTCAGGAGGCACTGTGGATTTTAATTATGTGAATACAACAGATTATAATTCTTCAAAAAATGTGACGGTGCCCAATAGCTTAGTCATTATTTCTTCCAAGAATTTCGATGTAAAAGTAAAATCTGAGGGCGCAAACTTTGTAAGTGGCGCAAATGTAATTCCGGTAGACGTATTACAGGTAAAAGCAATAGCGGGCGGAAGTTTAACGGGAACCCTGAATGAGGTTACCTTATCCACAAACGATCAGGTTCTGGTAAGTAACGCAAGTTTAGGGGCAAAACAATCTTTAAATATTGCCTATTCTATTTCGGCAGAAAAAGCATCAAAGGTACTTCTGGGAAAGCCTAAAGGAACTTACATGCAAAAAATAATTTATACTGCCACTGCATTGTAA
- a CDS encoding NAD(P)H-binding protein, protein MKIVLTGSLGNIGNPLTQLLVGAGHQVTVISRRKERIPEIENLGAVAAIGSIQDVEFLTETFKNADAVYLMEAWEGMGSLFDQEIDFLAEFKKTARNYVKAVQQSGIRKIIHLSSIGAHSDQGTGSLLVHYHVEQILQTLPEDVSIKFMRPVGFFSNIYRWLPAIQSQGKIIQSYGGSRKEPWVSPYDIAATIADEMEKPFSGRTVHYIASDEVSPDEITAALGQSIGNPDLEWKVVSSEELLHQMMSAGINEWIAKGMVAMQRAQADGSLYEDFYANKPTFGKVKFEDFTKEFAQKYKI, encoded by the coding sequence ATGAAAATAGTATTAACAGGTTCTCTAGGGAACATAGGAAATCCGCTTACCCAATTATTGGTTGGGGCAGGACATCAGGTTACGGTGATCAGCCGCAGAAAGGAAAGAATACCTGAAATAGAAAATTTAGGTGCTGTAGCAGCCATAGGAAGCATACAGGATGTGGAATTTTTAACAGAAACTTTTAAAAATGCTGATGCGGTCTACTTAATGGAAGCATGGGAAGGTATGGGAAGTCTTTTTGATCAGGAAATCGATTTTCTGGCTGAATTTAAAAAAACAGCTCGGAACTATGTAAAAGCCGTTCAACAGTCAGGAATCAGGAAAATCATTCATTTAAGCAGTATCGGGGCACATTCAGATCAAGGCACCGGAAGTCTTTTGGTTCACTATCATGTTGAGCAGATTTTACAGACTCTTCCTGAAGATGTTTCCATAAAATTTATGCGTCCCGTGGGATTTTTCAGCAATATCTACCGCTGGCTTCCGGCAATACAATCTCAGGGTAAAATTATTCAAAGCTATGGAGGATCGCGCAAAGAACCCTGGGTTTCACCTTATGATATTGCTGCGACCATTGCAGACGAGATGGAAAAACCGTTCAGCGGCAGAACAGTACATTATATCGCCAGTGATGAGGTTTCTCCTGATGAAATTACCGCGGCATTAGGACAATCGATTGGGAATCCGGATTTGGAATGGAAAGTAGTTTCGAGTGAAGAATTATTGCATCAAATGATGTCTGCGGGCATTAATGAATGGATTGCCAAAGGAATGGTTGCCATGCAAAGAGCACAGGCAGACGGTAGCCTGTATGAGGATTTTTATGCCAATAAACCCACCTTCGGAAAAGTGAAGTTTGAAGATTTTACAAAAGAATTTGCTCAGAAATATAAAATATAA
- a CDS encoding SDR family oxidoreductase, with amino-acid sequence MKTALITGANKGIGFETAKQLLENGYFVFIGSRDIDNGESAVEQLKKAGFAHTEAIQLDVTDAGSVEKAKSAVRSKTDVLDVLINNAGINGGMPQAALEAPVESFQKVLDTNLYGVIRMTQTFMDLLRKSEEPRIVNVSSSGCSLTLHSDPDWIYYSHKAAVYTASKAAMNMYTINLAYELRDTPFKVNAVCPGFVATDFNNHRGTGTVKEGGKRIAKYAMIGQDGPTGKFISEEYNPETGETPW; translated from the coding sequence ATGAAAACAGCATTAATAACAGGAGCCAACAAAGGAATAGGCTTTGAGACCGCTAAACAACTTTTAGAAAACGGATATTTTGTTTTTATAGGAAGCCGTGATATTGATAACGGAGAATCTGCAGTGGAACAACTGAAAAAAGCAGGTTTCGCGCATACGGAAGCCATTCAATTGGATGTAACCGACGCCGGCTCAGTGGAAAAAGCAAAATCAGCAGTCAGAAGCAAAACCGATGTATTGGATGTGCTGATCAACAACGCCGGAATAAACGGAGGAATGCCGCAGGCAGCTTTGGAAGCGCCGGTTGAGTCTTTTCAAAAAGTACTGGATACCAATCTGTACGGTGTTATAAGAATGACCCAGACATTTATGGATCTTCTTAGAAAATCAGAGGAGCCGAGAATCGTCAATGTTTCTTCAAGCGGCTGTTCCCTCACGTTACATTCTGATCCCGACTGGATCTACTACAGTCATAAAGCAGCGGTGTATACCGCTTCAAAAGCCGCCATGAATATGTATACCATCAACCTTGCCTATGAGCTCCGTGATACCCCATTTAAAGTCAATGCAGTCTGTCCGGGATTTGTCGCTACGGATTTTAATAATCACCGCGGTACAGGAACTGTGAAAGAAGGCGGAAAAAGAATTGCAAAATATGCCATGATCGGGCAGGACGGGCCTACCGGAAAATTCATCAGCGAAGAATATAATCCCGAAACCGGGGAAACACCATGGTAA
- a CDS encoding helix-turn-helix domain-containing protein — protein sequence MKSNPNHFHKFHSLTEFHKMFGVPKPEHPLVSFIRLEDMTLPVEELSENLILDFYKIAYKDTIGSAKYGQHHYDFGEGGLVFTAPGQLFEKPKNNKSKGFLILLHPDFLLSYPLAKKIRQYGFFSYATDEALHVSEKEKETLFSVFKIIEEELNNRTDDVSQDVVVSQIELLLNYSSRYYKRQFITYKAVNDRLIDKFEKVLDVYFNTDEELQNGMPTVQDLADQLNVSANYLSDMLRSLTGFNTQQHIHNRFIETAKKILSTTDLSVSEIAYHMGFEYPQSFTRLFKSKTNQTPLEFRQSFN from the coding sequence ATGAAAAGCAACCCAAATCATTTTCATAAATTTCACTCGTTAACTGAATTCCATAAGATGTTCGGAGTTCCTAAACCTGAGCATCCACTGGTCAGTTTCATCCGTCTGGAAGATATGACCCTACCTGTTGAGGAGCTATCGGAAAATCTGATATTGGATTTTTACAAGATCGCCTATAAGGATACGATCGGAAGTGCCAAATATGGCCAGCATCATTATGATTTTGGTGAAGGTGGTCTGGTATTTACAGCTCCGGGACAGCTCTTTGAAAAACCTAAGAATAATAAGAGCAAAGGCTTCCTGATCCTGCTTCATCCTGATTTTCTGCTTTCCTATCCATTAGCAAAAAAAATCAGACAATACGGATTCTTTTCCTATGCAACGGATGAAGCGCTGCATGTATCAGAAAAAGAAAAAGAGACCTTATTTTCAGTATTTAAGATTATTGAGGAGGAGCTTAATAACAGAACAGACGATGTGAGTCAGGATGTGGTTGTCTCTCAGATCGAACTTCTTCTGAATTACAGCAGTAGGTATTACAAACGTCAGTTTATTACGTATAAGGCAGTTAATGACCGCCTCATTGATAAGTTTGAAAAAGTTCTTGACGTTTATTTTAATACTGATGAAGAGCTGCAGAACGGAATGCCAACGGTGCAGGATCTTGCTGATCAGCTAAACGTATCCGCAAATTACCTGAGTGACATGTTACGTTCTTTAACCGGATTCAATACACAGCAGCATATCCATAACAGATTCATTGAAACCGCAAAGAAAATATTATCCACTACGGATCTGTCGGTATCTGAAATTGCCTACCATATGGGATTTGAGTATCCGCAGTCCTTCACCAGATTATTCAAGAGTAAAACCAATCAGACTCCTTTGGAGTTCAGGCAATCATTTAATTAG
- a CDS encoding alpha/beta fold hydrolase produces the protein MSTLTLKDGTEIFYKDQGEGPVLMFHHGWPLSSDDWDAQVIFFLKKGYRVIAHDRRGHGRSSQNIYNHTIEQYASDAAELVEFLDLKDVVHIGHSTGGGEVIRYVNKYANGRAKKAVLISAIPPVMVQSESNPDGVPMSVFDDIRNQTMNNRNQFYYDLTFPFYGYNREGADVKDGVQRNWWRQGLMGGIVAHYDGIKAFSETDLSEDLKAVDIPVLVMHGEDDQIVPIANAALKSIKLLKNGKLITYPGFPHGMPTTEHETINKDLLAFIEE, from the coding sequence ATGAGTACACTTACATTAAAAGACGGAACAGAAATTTTTTACAAAGACCAGGGTGAAGGACCGGTATTGATGTTTCACCACGGATGGCCATTATCTTCAGACGACTGGGATGCCCAGGTTATTTTCTTTCTGAAAAAAGGGTACCGGGTAATCGCTCACGACAGGAGAGGTCACGGACGTTCCAGCCAAAATATTTATAACCACACCATTGAGCAATATGCTTCTGATGCTGCAGAATTGGTTGAATTTTTAGATTTGAAGGATGTGGTACACATCGGACACTCAACAGGCGGTGGTGAAGTAATCCGTTATGTGAATAAATATGCCAACGGAAGAGCTAAAAAAGCAGTGTTGATCAGTGCAATTCCTCCTGTGATGGTGCAGAGTGAAAGCAATCCGGACGGTGTGCCGATGTCGGTTTTTGATGATATCAGAAATCAGACCATGAACAACAGAAATCAGTTTTATTATGACCTTACTTTTCCTTTTTACGGGTATAACAGAGAAGGCGCTGATGTAAAAGACGGTGTTCAGAGAAACTGGTGGAGACAGGGACTGATGGGCGGAATCGTAGCTCATTATGATGGAATTAAAGCGTTTTCAGAGACCGATTTAAGTGAAGATCTTAAAGCGGTGGATATTCCGGTTTTGGTGATGCATGGTGAGGATGACCAGATCGTTCCTATTGCCAATGCTGCATTAAAATCCATTAAATTATTAAAGAACGGAAAACTGATTACTTATCCCGGTTTCCCTCACGGAATGCCAACTACCGAGCATGAAACCATTAACAAAGATCTTTTAGCATTTATTGAAGAGTAA
- a CDS encoding DsbA family protein, producing the protein MSLKPSVNKTDHAQGNDNADLTIVEYGDYQCPYCGAAYPVLKELMKEFKGQVNFVFRNFPLSEMHPYARPAAIAAEAADLQGKFWEMHDVIYENQQSLNESFLFQLAEKIGLNLSQFKEDIQKPELEKKVDSDFESGIISGVNGTPSFFINGNKFNGGAEDLLELVRENVN; encoded by the coding sequence ATGTCACTAAAACCATCAGTAAATAAAACTGACCATGCGCAAGGTAACGACAATGCCGACCTTACCATTGTAGAATACGGCGATTATCAATGTCCGTATTGTGGAGCCGCTTATCCTGTTCTTAAAGAATTAATGAAAGAATTCAAAGGTCAGGTAAACTTTGTTTTCAGGAATTTTCCGTTGTCGGAAATGCATCCATATGCAAGACCCGCCGCAATTGCAGCAGAAGCCGCCGATCTTCAGGGGAAATTCTGGGAAATGCATGATGTCATTTATGAAAATCAGCAATCTCTGAATGAAAGTTTTCTATTTCAGCTTGCAGAAAAAATAGGTTTAAACCTTTCTCAATTCAAAGAAGATATTCAGAAACCCGAACTGGAAAAGAAAGTAGATTCAGATTTCGAGAGCGGTATTATCAGCGGCGTAAACGGCACGCCTTCATTTTTCATTAATGGAAATAAATTCAATGGCGGTGCGGAAGATTTACTCGAACTGGTAAGGGAAAATGTGAATTAA
- a CDS encoding redoxin domain-containing protein, with product MLQKGTVAPDFTLFATPDQKITLSEFKGKNVILAFYPADWSPVCSDQMALYNEMLKFFKKYDAEIFGISVDSKWCHLAFSESRNLHFPLLADFEAKGETAKKYGVYDEEEGECKRALFVINKEGIIEWSYLSPTAINPGADGILEALETLNTK from the coding sequence ATGTTACAAAAAGGAACTGTTGCCCCAGATTTTACATTATTTGCTACACCAGACCAGAAAATAACATTATCTGAATTTAAAGGAAAAAATGTTATTCTCGCCTTTTATCCCGCAGACTGGAGCCCGGTTTGCAGTGATCAGATGGCATTGTACAACGAAATGCTGAAATTCTTCAAAAAATACGACGCAGAAATATTCGGAATCTCTGTGGACAGCAAATGGTGTCATCTGGCTTTTTCAGAATCACGGAACCTGCATTTTCCTTTGCTTGCCGACTTTGAAGCAAAAGGAGAAACCGCAAAAAAGTATGGCGTTTATGATGAGGAGGAAGGAGAATGCAAAAGGGCTTTATTTGTTATCAATAAAGAGGGCATCATCGAATGGAGTTATCTGTCACCAACGGCTATTAATCCTGGTGCAGACGGAATATTGGAAGCTTTAGAAACACTTAATACAAAATAA
- a CDS encoding antibiotic biosynthesis monooxygenase — MENQGASVVISHHILDGKQQQYEQWLNEIVPLTRHAKGFIDWQIIRPIQGLTFVYTVIIRFDTIENLKNWIDSDNRKKLIEKANPLFHKNDHYKIKSGLDFLFENENETKVPVRWKQFLVTWSAIYPLSLVVPLLLLPFLRLLKIPANHYSDGLLISASIVFLMVFVVMPNYIKLIRKWLFK, encoded by the coding sequence ATGGAAAATCAGGGGGCATCTGTAGTGATTTCGCATCACATTCTGGATGGGAAACAGCAACAGTACGAGCAATGGCTCAATGAGATCGTTCCTTTAACCAGACATGCAAAAGGTTTTATTGATTGGCAGATCATCAGACCGATCCAGGGTTTAACTTTTGTTTACACTGTGATTATCAGATTTGATACGATTGAAAATCTCAAAAACTGGATTGATTCCGATAACAGAAAAAAACTGATTGAAAAAGCCAACCCCCTATTTCATAAAAATGACCATTACAAAATAAAATCCGGGCTCGATTTTCTTTTTGAGAACGAAAACGAAACAAAGGTTCCCGTACGATGGAAACAGTTTTTGGTAACCTGGTCAGCCATTTATCCTTTATCATTAGTGGTTCCGCTCTTACTCCTGCCCTTTTTAAGATTATTAAAAATCCCTGCAAATCATTATTCAGACGGGCTTTTGATCTCTGCATCCATTGTTTTCCTGATGGTTTTCGTTGTAATGCCCAATTATATAAAGCTGATCAGAAAATGGCTTTTTAAATAA
- a CDS encoding hybrid sensor histidine kinase/response regulator, whose translation MKKISSVMDNRRFSYFIILTFIAGSLLLIAVQINSAQNTKELILNNNKLLNELRSSNHLREIDRDILGVESRIRASIATNDTTHLEGIDQKISQIENFLDSLSKDNTDAEEERLIHRLSVLAMEKKTTKDKLLLRYHTLGNMDDQTSIANPRARKISNEITTITAKIYESRKFHMVDLSKKTETMGQKARLYDISLLILLILSGSIVGFHILRQFKRQRLLIQELDIAEKKATVAAQTKENFLANMSHEIRTPLSGILGFTNLLQKRPLDQTSKEFVSSIQSSGENLMAIINDILDLSKIEAGMMRITKVIFSINGLVNSVETFFVERAKEKGLTISSKIDPSIPDTLNGDATRLTQILVNLIGNAVKFTQQGSISIEIYNKNQTENEVVVGFKVSDTGIGIDKEKLSEVFERFNQGEDSITRNYGGTGLGLSIVKSLIQLQNGDIEVASEQGKGTTFHFFIPYAIAKEQIAIIPSHDTTYFKDRSNTPLKVLVVDDNAINQSLMKHLLSQWNIEFDTANNGLEAVGYLKNHDCDLVLMDIQMPQMDGYTATQKIREELNLNLPVIAMTAHAMAGERERCLSRRMNGYISKPVNEDELFKLISGFGLKENKNNELKIQETIPVYQYIDINYMKSVSNGDQDFERTVTKQFLDKVPGHLQEMESAYENTDFKIVKLRAHDLKSSVAIMGLLPLLEEKLNTLELTNRENPASKQTLKDVKEIVLKAVSEAELFLQTIN comes from the coding sequence ATGAAAAAAATATCTTCAGTAATGGACAACAGGAGATTCAGCTATTTTATCATCCTCACATTTATTGCAGGTTCTCTCCTGTTAATCGCGGTTCAAATCAATTCAGCGCAGAATACGAAGGAGCTTATCCTTAATAACAATAAACTTCTTAACGAATTGCGTTCCAGCAATCATTTGCGTGAAATAGACCGTGATATTTTAGGCGTTGAAAGCAGAATCCGGGCTTCCATTGCAACCAATGATACTACTCATCTTGAAGGAATCGACCAAAAGATCAGCCAGATAGAAAACTTTTTAGACTCCCTTTCCAAAGACAACACCGATGCAGAAGAGGAAAGGCTGATTCACAGACTGAGTGTTCTCGCTATGGAAAAGAAAACCACGAAAGACAAATTATTGCTTCGTTATCATACACTCGGAAACATGGATGATCAGACCTCCATTGCCAACCCGAGAGCGAGAAAAATATCAAATGAAATCACAACAATCACCGCAAAAATTTATGAAAGCCGTAAATTTCATATGGTAGACCTCAGCAAAAAGACCGAAACAATGGGTCAAAAGGCAAGGTTATATGATATTTCTTTATTGATTTTACTGATTTTGAGCGGATCCATCGTTGGCTTTCATATTCTTCGCCAGTTTAAACGTCAGAGATTGCTGATCCAGGAATTGGATATCGCAGAAAAAAAAGCTACTGTTGCTGCACAAACCAAAGAAAATTTTTTAGCCAATATGAGCCACGAAATCAGAACGCCCCTCAGCGGAATTTTGGGCTTTACCAATCTTTTACAGAAAAGACCTTTGGATCAGACTTCAAAAGAATTTGTATCATCCATTCAAAGCTCAGGAGAAAACCTGATGGCCATTATCAATGATATTCTGGATTTATCAAAAATCGAAGCCGGAATGATGCGCATTACCAAAGTAATATTCAGCATCAACGGACTGGTAAATTCGGTAGAAACTTTTTTTGTGGAACGGGCAAAAGAAAAAGGATTAACAATTTCCAGCAAAATAGATCCGTCGATTCCGGATACGCTGAATGGTGATGCAACGAGGCTAACCCAGATTTTGGTGAACCTCATCGGAAATGCCGTTAAATTTACACAGCAAGGCAGCATTAGTATTGAGATTTACAATAAAAATCAAACCGAAAACGAAGTTGTTGTCGGTTTTAAAGTCTCAGATACAGGAATCGGAATCGATAAAGAAAAACTCAGCGAGGTTTTTGAAAGATTCAACCAGGGTGAAGATTCTATAACAAGAAATTACGGAGGAACGGGACTTGGTTTATCCATTGTGAAAAGTTTAATTCAATTACAAAATGGAGATATTGAAGTTGCAAGCGAACAGGGAAAAGGCACGACTTTTCATTTTTTCATTCCTTATGCCATTGCGAAAGAACAGATTGCCATAATTCCTTCTCATGATACAACATATTTTAAAGACAGATCCAATACACCATTGAAAGTTTTGGTAGTAGATGATAACGCCATCAATCAAAGTCTGATGAAGCATCTTCTGTCACAATGGAACATTGAGTTTGACACCGCAAACAATGGTCTGGAAGCAGTAGGATATCTTAAAAATCACGACTGTGATCTGGTTTTAATGGACATTCAGATGCCACAAATGGACGGCTATACCGCAACACAAAAAATCCGCGAAGAATTGAATCTGAATCTTCCAGTCATTGCAATGACCGCACATGCAATGGCCGGAGAAAGAGAAAGATGCCTGAGCCGGAGAATGAACGGATATATTTCCAAACCGGTCAATGAAGATGAATTATTTAAATTAATTTCAGGTTTCGGATTGAAAGAAAATAAAAATAATGAATTAAAAATCCAAGAAACCATTCCTGTTTATCAATACATTGACATTAATTATATGAAGTCTGTCAGCAATGGTGACCAAGATTTTGAAAGAACGGTCACAAAGCAGTTTTTAGACAAAGTTCCCGGTCATTTGCAGGAAATGGAATCGGCTTATGAAAATACAGATTTTAAGATCGTAAAACTCAGAGCACATGATTTGAAATCCAGTGTTGCAATAATGGGATTACTTCCTTTATTAGAGGAAAAACTGAATACTTTAGAATTAACCAATAGAGAAAACCCAGCTTCAAAACAGACTTTAAAAGATGTAAAAGAGATTGTTTTAAAAGCAGTTTCCGAGGCAGAATTATTTTTACAAACTATTAATTAA
- a CDS encoding LytR/AlgR family response regulator transcription factor yields the protein MKALIVDDNDIARTTLSHLAKQIPSLTIVSEFSNAIEAYNHLQSNHVDLIFLDIEMPEMTGIELTKNLSGRGTIIIFTTSNKEYALEAFELNIADYILKPITPARFLQAVSKAQTILESRKENVEVTKDEFLFVRDSNITRRLKLDDIFYAEAMGDYVKFYTREKMFTIHGKMKTAEERLPKDNFIRVHRSYIVSVGKIDTLQDGGIMINGKFIPVADAYRKALNTRMNVF from the coding sequence ATGAAAGCTCTCATCGTAGATGATAACGACATTGCAAGAACCACACTCTCACATTTGGCAAAACAAATTCCCAGTCTCACAATTGTCAGCGAATTTTCCAATGCCATTGAGGCTTACAACCACTTGCAGTCTAATCACGTCGATTTGATTTTTCTCGATATCGAAATGCCGGAAATGACAGGTATTGAACTTACCAAGAATCTTTCGGGAAGAGGTACCATTATCATTTTCACAACATCCAATAAGGAATATGCACTAGAAGCTTTTGAACTGAATATTGCAGATTACATTCTGAAACCAATAACACCGGCAAGGTTTTTACAGGCAGTAAGCAAAGCGCAGACAATTCTGGAAAGCAGAAAAGAAAATGTGGAAGTCACAAAAGATGAATTCCTTTTTGTAAGGGATTCCAATATTACAAGGCGACTGAAGCTCGATGACATTTTTTATGCCGAAGCGATGGGCGATTATGTAAAGTTCTACACCCGGGAAAAAATGTTTACCATCCACGGTAAAATGAAAACGGCGGAAGAACGCCTTCCGAAAGACAATTTCATAAGGGTTCATCGTTCATACATTGTTTCAGTCGGCAAGATAGATACACTTCAGGACGGCGGAATTATGATTAACGGAAAATTTATCCCGGTTGCAGATGCATACAGGAAAGCACTCAACACCAGAATGAATGTTTTTTAA
- a CDS encoding Dps family protein, whose translation MKTKIGITEKNTEAVAEQLAKLLADETVLYIKTRNAHWNVTGDNFHANHIFFEEQYKQLDGLIDSVAERMRKIGHYAPATMKIYLELTHLTEYTDRTNDGLGYMKDLLSDHESIIEFLRGNITPFAEEFKDYGTSDFITGLMETHEEMAWMIRSYFR comes from the coding sequence ATGAAAACAAAAATCGGAATCACAGAAAAAAACACAGAAGCAGTAGCAGAACAATTGGCTAAATTATTAGCAGATGAAACTGTACTTTACATTAAAACCAGAAATGCTCACTGGAACGTTACCGGGGATAACTTTCATGCCAACCATATCTTTTTCGAAGAGCAATACAAACAATTGGATGGGCTGATTGACAGCGTTGCAGAGCGCATGCGAAAAATAGGACATTATGCGCCGGCAACAATGAAAATCTATCTCGAATTAACCCATCTTACAGAATATACCGACAGAACCAACGACGGTTTAGGCTATATGAAAGACCTATTAAGCGACCACGAAAGCATTATTGAATTTCTGAGAGGGAATATCACTCCTTTTGCCGAAGAATTCAAAGATTACGGTACAAGTGATTTCATCACAGGATTGATGGAAACGCACGAAGAAATGGCCTGGATGATCCGCTCGTATTTCAGATAA